The Candidatus Hydrogenedentota bacterium genome contains the following window.
CTGCATGGACTTCTCCCGGGGCCCCCACACAGGGGGATATGGCGTGATATGAGGAACCGCAATGGCGCGGACGTACCGGCCACCAGATCGCTCTTTTTCAGAACATACGTGCAGGAAGACGCAACGTTACTGCAATTTATTCATTTTCTGGCGGAGGGCCTCGCTTTTCTGGAGGGCGGTCTCGAGTTCGCCGATGCGCGCGGCGTCCTTGTTCTTTTTTGCCGTATTCAGCGCTTCCACCAGGATGTCCGTCATGTCCTTGAGCTGCTCGGCGAGCATTTCGAACATTTCCTCGCGGGCCGGCACTCTTGTATTCAGAATTGCCCGCTGCCCCATGTTGATGCCGGCGGCCCGGAAGGTCTCCGGATCGATGGCGTGGCCCATGTCGGGGCCTTCCATCACCTGTATCTCGGCGTGGTGGCGGAGGAAGTCGAGCAATTCCTGCCGGCTCAGCTTGCCGCATTCGGGATCGCGCTGGCAGAAGTCCAGCAGGGTGTCGACGGGGACGAGGGGATTGGCGGCCTGCTTCAGGTAGTGCAGGCACTTCTCTTCGATCTTTTCCAGATTCATGCCGGTTCTCCCGGGAAACGGTATGATATTGTCCGGTTCAGGGGGCGTCATGGCGTCCTCCTCGGGGTTTGGACGAGGTCGCGGGGGCTACGCGGGCTCCTCCAGCAGGTTGACTTCCCGCAGGCTGCCGGCCGCGGGGTCGATCAGCCAGGTTTTCACCGTGTATGGTCCGAAACCGGCGGGGTAGGCGCGATCGAGCATCGGGAACCGCAGGGTGGTTTCCGTGGCCAGGCCCTGGGTTTCGTAGCCGCGCACCAGCAGGCCCGCGCCCTCTTCGGGCAGCTTCACCACCGACAGGATAACATTCGGGGCGTCGCAATGCAGCAAACCGCCGCGCGCGGGCAGGCGGCCGGGGTGCGCCGATTCCACGTGGACGATACAGGGCGCGTTGTGTTCCCAGGCGAGCCGGGGCGCGTTCACGTCGCGCCAGCCACCCGCGTGGGGGCAGAGTTGCAGGTGGAAGTCATGCCAGCCCTGGTCCATGATCGGCTGCCGGGCGTCCGCCGTGTAGCGCACTGGATCGTGGTGCGCGTAGGCCGGGCTGCGCAGCAGCGTCACCCGCATGGCGTCGTTCTTGATATCGAAGCCATACTGGCCGCTGTTCAGTATGCTGAGCCCGTAGGGGGTTTCGCCGATCGAACCGCTCAGGTCGAACCATTGCTGTCCCGGCTCCTCGTAGCCTGTAGCGGGCCGGACGGTGGCCGCATAGGGGGTTTCGTAGGTGGCCTCGCCGCCGGTGATGCGCGTTTCGAAGCCCAGCTTCAGCGCGTGGTACGACTCCTGCCAGTTCACGCGCATCTGAACGGCGATGCGGGGATTGTCGCGGAACAGGGAAATCTCGGCGATGGCCTCCGACTTACCGAAGCGCGAGGTGACCTCGATCATCGCCAGGACGTCGCCGTGTTCCACCAGCCGGAGCCGGGCCTCGCCGAAGCGCCCGGCCTCCACGAAGAACTCCTTCACGCCGTGGCTCCAGGTATCGGAGTTGTCCAGCAGCGCGGCGAGCACGAGGCCCTCCCGCAGCACCTCGACGCCCGCCGCCTTGTCGTAGAGCCGGGCGATGTGGCCGCCGTAGGGGTCCAGTTCGAGGCGCCACCAGTCGTTCTCGAGGCATTCCCGGGTCGCTTCCAGGATGCGGCCGGATCGTGCGCTCGATTTGCCGCCGCGGGCGTGGTAGCACCGGTAACCCAGACCGGGGACTTCCGCGATAAACGCGGACTGGTCGCCGGCGAAGGGCATTTCCGCGAGTATATCGCCGCGAACCTTCTGAACGGGAACCGGCTGGCCCGCGTCGTCGACCAGGTGCAAGGGGTCGTCCAGGGCGCGGCGGACGATGCCGGAGACGCGCACGGGCTGGGAGACGGGCCACGGGAGCGGATTGAACACCACGATGGTGTTGCCGGCGGCGGTCGTGTCAATTTCGCGGGCGATGGTCTGGATGGCGGTATTGATTACGGCGCGCGCGCGGCCCCGGGCGGCGCCGATCTGATCGCGCGCGTCTTCGTAGGAGGATTCCACGCTCGTGCCGGCGATAATGTCGTGGAAGTGGTTGTACAACAGGTCGCGCCACGCCTCGGAGAGGGTCTCCGCGGGGTAGGCGTGCGACTCCAGCACGTGCGCCATCATCGCGAGGCGCTCGGCGTTCATCAGGGCGTGTTCCGCGCTCCGGTTCCAGCGTTTGATTCCCGCGTGGACGCTGTAGCAGCCGCGCGCGTGGTACTGTAGCTCCGAATCCGCCACGTGCAGCGTCGCGGGGTCCAGTTCCCGGGCGATGGCCTCGAAAAAGCGTTCGAGCGTGGAGAACTCCGGCTTCAGCGGGCCTTCTTCGTCGCGCAGGGCCTCGATATCCGCTATGGCGGCCTTCGTGGGGCCGCCGCCGTGGTTGCCGACCCCATAGAACCCCAGAATATGCGTCTGGCCCGGGTTGAGCTGCGGGTTGTCGGGCAGGGAGCGCATGCGTTCGCGCGTGCTGTGCCAGCAGTTGTAATCCGGCCCCAGGTTGCTGGTCAAGACGCGGCTGCCGTCGGGCGCCCGCCACCAGAAGGTCGTGCCGCCTGGATAGTCGCGCTCGGCCACCGCCATGGGGCGCATGAACACGTAGTGGTTCAGGCCGAGCCCGCGCAGGATTTGCGGCAGGTTGCCCGGGTGCCCGAAGGTGTCGGGGTTAAAGCCGATCACGGCCTTCTTACCGAACGCCCGCTGGAAGAAGCGCTGCCCGTAGAGGCCGTGGCGCACGAGGGACTCGCCGCACGGGATGTTACAGTCCGGCTCGATCCACATGCCGCCCGCGATTTCCCAGCGGCCTTCCGCCACGCGCGCGCGGATCTCCTCGAACATGGCCGGTTCGGATTCCTGGATCCACGCGTAGAAGCACGGGCTGCTGGCCGTGAAGGTGAAGTCGGGCGTTTCGCGCATGCGATCGAGCGCGCTGCGAAAGGTGGCGCGCACCTCTTCGTAGCCTTCGGTCCAGCGCCAGAGCCACGTGGGGTCAATGTGGCCGTGGCCGATCATGTGCAGCGTGCGTTCGGGTGGCGTGGTGCTCATGTTGTGGGCGCTCCGGGCCGGGGGATTGCAGGGACAACAGGGACAACAGGGACAACAGGGACAACAGGGACAACAGGGACAGCGGGGTCAACAGGGTTTAGGGAAACAGATAGTTGGCCAGCGCCTGGGCTTCGCCGAAATCGGGGACGATGATGTCCGCGCCGGCTTTGATGAGGCGCGTCCGCTTTTCCTCGTCCAGACCGAAACCGCGTTTCTCGTCCGAGGCGACGCCCACGGCGATGCCGCCGACCGCCTTGACGTTGCGCAGCTCCACCGGGCCATCGCCCACGGCCATGACCTCGGGGCCGTGCAGGTTGTGCTTCGCCACGAGGTCGTTGATGATTTTTTCCTTGGAGTACTCGGCGAAGGTGCGCAGTGCGCCCCAGATTTCCAGGAAGTAGTGATCCACGCCAAGCTTGTTGGCCTCATTGCGGACATCGTCGCGGTCGGTGCCGCTGAAGACGTACAGCTCGATGCCGTCGTGTTGGGAAATGATCTTGAGGAAATCCTCGGCGCCTTTCACCATCGCGTTTTCGCGGGAGAGCTCGCCGTTCGCGAGGCGCGCGAGGCGCTCGCGCACCGGCACCATCAGGCGGTCGAGGTAGATCTTCTTGTAGCCTTGCGCGTCCTGGATCTCGGATTCGGGCACGAGCCCCTTCTCGCGGACCATCTCCACGAGGCGCTCCATCTGGAGGATGGTCTGGATGCCCGTGGTTTCGTCGATCATTTCGCGGACTTCGTGTTCGATCTCCGGCGTGGGCGTGGTGGCGCCGCAAATCATCTCCACACACACGGGGTGCATGATGTCCTGCCAGCCTTCGCGCAGGATGCTGATGGTGCCGTCGAAATCGAATAGGCCGTATTTGATCCTGCCGCGTTCGAATTCGTTGATGATCTCGATCTGGGTGCCGGGCAGATACGTTCTGCTCATGGGTGGGACTCCTGGGGGATGGTGCGTGGTACAGATGGACAGACAGCCCCCTTTGAGCAGACGCTACACTCGGGGGAAGGCCCCTAGTCTACCATAAACTCGATCAGGCTGTGTAC
Protein-coding sequences here:
- a CDS encoding alpha-mannosidase translates to MSTTPPERTLHMIGHGHIDPTWLWRWTEGYEEVRATFRSALDRMRETPDFTFTASSPCFYAWIQESEPAMFEEIRARVAEGRWEIAGGMWIEPDCNIPCGESLVRHGLYGQRFFQRAFGKKAVIGFNPDTFGHPGNLPQILRGLGLNHYVFMRPMAVAERDYPGGTTFWWRAPDGSRVLTSNLGPDYNCWHSTRERMRSLPDNPQLNPGQTHILGFYGVGNHGGGPTKAAIADIEALRDEEGPLKPEFSTLERFFEAIARELDPATLHVADSELQYHARGCYSVHAGIKRWNRSAEHALMNAERLAMMAHVLESHAYPAETLSEAWRDLLYNHFHDIIAGTSVESSYEDARDQIGAARGRARAVINTAIQTIAREIDTTAAGNTIVVFNPLPWPVSQPVRVSGIVRRALDDPLHLVDDAGQPVPVQKVRGDILAEMPFAGDQSAFIAEVPGLGYRCYHARGGKSSARSGRILEATRECLENDWWRLELDPYGGHIARLYDKAAGVEVLREGLVLAALLDNSDTWSHGVKEFFVEAGRFGEARLRLVEHGDVLAMIEVTSRFGKSEAIAEISLFRDNPRIAVQMRVNWQESYHALKLGFETRITGGEATYETPYAATVRPATGYEEPGQQWFDLSGSIGETPYGLSILNSGQYGFDIKNDAMRVTLLRSPAYAHHDPVRYTADARQPIMDQGWHDFHLQLCPHAGGWRDVNAPRLAWEHNAPCIVHVESAHPGRLPARGGLLHCDAPNVILSVVKLPEEGAGLLVRGYETQGLATETTLRFPMLDRAYPAGFGPYTVKTWLIDPAAGSLREVNLLEEPA
- a CDS encoding HAD family hydrolase, whose translation is MSRTYLPGTQIEIINEFERGRIKYGLFDFDGTISILREGWQDIMHPVCVEMICGATTPTPEIEHEVREMIDETTGIQTILQMERLVEMVREKGLVPESEIQDAQGYKKIYLDRLMVPVRERLARLANGELSRENAMVKGAEDFLKIISQHDGIELYVFSGTDRDDVRNEANKLGVDHYFLEIWGALRTFAEYSKEKIINDLVAKHNLHGPEVMAVGDGPVELRNVKAVGGIAVGVASDEKRGFGLDEEKRTRLIKAGADIIVPDFGEAQALANYLFP